A region from the Thermoplasmatales archaeon genome encodes:
- a CDS encoding NADPH dehydrogenase NamA: MKLQEPGYIGNLKIKNRIVMAPMISNLAQSSGYTSEEHIAYLEERAIGGTGLIITEYTYVNNSNSKGSRNELGAFSMNMSPKLKRLTDRVHMHGSRIFMQLVHAGGKANEQINGIQSFAPSAGDYNGHAAREMTAAEIESVISDFANAAKLAENSGFDGVEIHGAHGYLIGEFISPALNRRIDMYGGSFENRILFPQKIIDGIRSEVNIAVGIRLSLMEYDPDGYPPEYGLKVAESLDGIDYVHFSAGRNAPPGSSASFYSDHLHIAKMLPRKPDITTIVVGSVTGREDVEQALEKSDFVSVGRGHLADPYFAGKVMNQNVPLRPCIRCNQNCRDLNYGEVRCAVNPDLGYELLVKRNYPALKGDVTIVGAGIKGMEAALLASKAGMSVTLHEKRGSVGGQLLDITDPYKKKDFQPLLRYYEHALARSGVTVQLDSDYKGDGIYCLPDVKYDELKFHDDIAIDSNIYQYHDLALEFADSGHVVMSLRSFHGMDRGRLEGFSALARKKGIELVPHEGREFDLSRIEKDQYDIRKAIISGRETMREYIRLNGNEFL, encoded by the coding sequence ATGAAACTGCAGGAACCCGGTTATATTGGTAACCTGAAAATAAAAAACCGTATTGTGATGGCACCAATGATATCAAATCTGGCTCAGTCAAGTGGATATACCAGTGAAGAACATATTGCATACCTGGAAGAGAGGGCTATCGGAGGGACCGGTCTCATAATAACAGAATACACCTATGTTAACAACAGCAACAGCAAAGGATCAAGGAATGAACTTGGAGCTTTTTCCATGAACATGTCACCTAAGCTCAAGCGACTGACTGACAGGGTTCACATGCATGGATCGCGGATATTCATGCAACTGGTGCATGCAGGCGGAAAGGCAAACGAACAGATCAACGGAATTCAAAGTTTTGCCCCGTCCGCAGGGGATTACAATGGCCATGCCGCACGGGAAATGACCGCTGCAGAGATAGAGTCTGTCATCAGCGATTTTGCAAATGCGGCGAAGCTCGCAGAGAATTCAGGATTTGATGGTGTAGAAATCCACGGGGCACATGGATACCTCATTGGGGAATTCATCTCACCTGCTCTTAACAGAAGAATCGACATGTATGGAGGTTCGTTTGAGAACCGGATACTTTTTCCCCAGAAAATTATAGATGGCATCAGGTCTGAAGTCAATATTGCGGTTGGAATAAGGCTGAGCCTTATGGAGTATGATCCTGACGGCTATCCTCCGGAATACGGGCTCAAAGTAGCAGAATCTCTTGATGGCATTGACTACGTGCATTTTTCGGCCGGGCGAAACGCTCCCCCAGGTTCTTCAGCCTCATTTTACAGCGATCACCTGCACATTGCCAAAATGCTTCCCAGAAAGCCGGATATCACAACTATCGTCGTGGGTTCAGTAACTGGAAGGGAAGACGTGGAACAGGCACTGGAGAAATCGGACTTTGTCTCTGTTGGAAGGGGGCATCTTGCAGATCCCTATTTTGCAGGGAAGGTAATGAATCAGAATGTGCCTCTGCGGCCATGCATAAGGTGCAACCAGAACTGCAGGGACCTGAATTACGGGGAGGTCAGGTGCGCTGTGAATCCCGATCTAGGCTACGAACTCCTTGTTAAGAGGAATTACCCCGCCTTGAAAGGTGATGTGACAATCGTAGGTGCCGGAATCAAGGGAATGGAAGCGGCGCTCCTCGCCTCAAAGGCTGGCATGTCTGTTACACTCCATGAGAAAAGAGGCAGCGTAGGAGGACAACTGCTGGACATCACGGATCCTTACAAGAAAAAGGATTTCCAGCCACTGCTCAGATATTATGAACACGCTCTTGCCAGATCCGGTGTGACTGTCCAGCTGGATTCCGATTACAAAGGCGATGGTATTTACTGCCTTCCGGACGTGAAATACGATGAGCTGAAATTTCATGACGATATAGCAATAGATTCCAATATATACCAGTACCACGACCTTGCACTGGAGTTTGCTGACAGTGGACACGTAGTTATGAGTCTGCGGAGTTTTCATGGAATGGACAGGGGACGATTGGAAGGTTTTTCTGCCCTTGCGAGGAAGAAGGGCATAGAACTCGTCCCGCATGAAGGTAGGGAGTTCGATTTATCCAGGATTGAAAAAGACCAGTACGACATAAGAAAGGCCATAATATCTGGAAGGGAAACGATGAGAGAATATATACGGCTGAATGGCAATGAATTTCTCTAG
- the kptA gene encoding putative RNA 2'-phosphotransferase, with the protein MKNDLMKCQEHGPYRGEECPVCGVVGKRLMNELEIEGLSRILAGMLRHFPENYGIRLNEHGWIKIYSLVPAIRAEKRNFSWLTPYHLEAMVKTDTKERYAINSLHEIRATYGHTIPVEMDDLPSDDIPGKLYYQTTDEEYDFIKETGITPSDKTWIHLSKTYRQAYVSGLFHIDSPAVLEVDTARLVSSGRPVYRATSDIFVAKEIPPEFVFVSPKEDVELTDEERREVEEVKERRERKIRKSEN; encoded by the coding sequence ATGAAAAACGATCTTATGAAATGCCAGGAGCATGGCCCTTACCGCGGTGAAGAGTGCCCTGTTTGCGGAGTTGTTGGAAAAAGGCTGATGAACGAGCTTGAGATCGAAGGGTTGAGCAGAATACTTGCCGGGATGCTGAGGCACTTTCCAGAAAATTACGGTATCCGGCTGAACGAACACGGGTGGATAAAGATATATTCACTTGTACCGGCGATAAGGGCAGAGAAGAGGAACTTTTCATGGCTTACTCCTTACCATCTGGAAGCAATGGTGAAGACCGACACCAAGGAGAGGTATGCGATCAACAGCCTCCATGAAATAAGGGCAACATACGGGCATACCATACCTGTAGAGATGGACGATCTCCCATCCGACGACATACCTGGAAAACTCTACTATCAGACAACGGATGAGGAATACGATTTCATAAAGGAAACCGGCATCACCCCCTCGGATAAGACATGGATTCACCTATCGAAGACCTACAGGCAGGCATACGTTTCCGGACTCTTTCATATAGATTCTCCTGCCGTTCTTGAAGTCGATACCGCACGGCTTGTATCCTCAGGTAGACCTGTATACCGGGCAACCAGTGATATATTTGTGGCAAAGGAAATACCTCCTGAGTTCGTTTTCGTGTCCCCAAAGGAGGATGTGGAACTTACCGATGAAGAGAGACGCGAGGTCGAGGAAGTTAAAGAAAGGAGAGAGAGAAAAATCAGGAAATCAGAGAACTAG
- the prs_1 gene encoding Ribose-phosphate pyrophosphokinase, whose translation MLKTLKVLLIEVGIMIVVAGSSSGILAQKISQYTGSGIAEVERKKFPDGELYLRVNGNIRGCDVILVSNTRSNENIIETMLLLDAVKECEPHSLTAVIPYFGYARQHMRYKDGEPVSSKVWTYLIERFADTIVSVDIHDEQTLSYSSKPFMNISIVDSIASHYAGKNINYVISPDDGGSQRAMKIAAMLGTKHFYIDKKRIDSNTVEMRIPDVDLRGKNVLIVDDIISTGGTIVKAVKLIREMGAAKIYVSAVHGIFTGDSENTIKSIADDLAVTDTIESGSSKISVAKEIVDGIGVKSI comes from the coding sequence ATGCTAAAAACTTTAAAAGTCCTGCTGATTGAGGTCGGTATTATGATAGTGGTAGCAGGCTCATCTTCTGGAATACTGGCTCAGAAAATCTCGCAATATACGGGATCAGGCATAGCGGAAGTCGAACGAAAAAAGTTTCCAGATGGAGAGCTTTATCTGAGGGTTAATGGCAATATAAGGGGATGTGACGTGATCCTTGTGAGCAACACCAGGAGCAATGAAAATATAATCGAGACAATGCTTCTGCTGGATGCCGTGAAGGAATGTGAACCCCACAGCCTGACTGCAGTCATACCTTATTTTGGATACGCACGGCAACACATGAGGTACAAGGACGGGGAACCCGTATCCTCAAAGGTGTGGACGTATCTCATTGAGCGTTTTGCAGATACCATCGTTTCTGTGGACATTCATGACGAGCAGACACTGTCCTATTCCTCAAAGCCGTTCATGAACATAAGCATAGTTGATTCAATAGCTTCCCATTATGCAGGGAAGAACATAAATTACGTCATATCCCCGGACGACGGCGGATCGCAGAGAGCGATGAAGATTGCTGCCATGCTGGGAACTAAACACTTTTATATCGACAAGAAGAGGATCGACTCCAACACCGTTGAGATGAGAATTCCTGATGTCGACCTAAGGGGAAAGAATGTACTGATCGTTGATGACATCATTTCAACGGGCGGCACAATCGTTAAGGCTGTGAAACTTATCAGGGAAATGGGAGCTGCGAAGATATATGTCTCTGCTGTTCATGGAATATTCACGGGCGATTCCGAAAACACAATCAAATCCATAGCAGACGATCTCGCGGTTACTGATACTATCGAATCAGGTTCAAGTAAAATAAGTGTGGCTAAAGAGATAGTAGATGGGATTGGGGTGAAAAGCATATGA
- a CDS encoding 3-hydroxypropionyl-coenzyme A dehydratase encodes MAAKYFEIIVKREDHSVWIMINRPEKLNTITTRVASEILSALEECRFDREVRAVVLTGNGRNFSAGADIKQFYGISIEEAINFHRKLNDVVIKFRSFPKPIIALLHGYALGGGLEISESADIRVATETCIIGQPEIDIGINAGAGGNVILPRLIGHGMALYLALTGSKISASKALEIGLVDMVVPDDSAESFVKGLIEKISEKPYDTVSTIKTVMVNGVGTDVVSALEYEATAFGLLLASDETQDRIGKFVNKHRDNAKNFKSPAD; translated from the coding sequence ATGGCAGCGAAATACTTTGAAATCATTGTCAAGCGAGAGGATCATTCAGTATGGATTATGATAAACAGGCCTGAGAAGCTGAACACGATTACCACCCGGGTTGCCAGTGAGATTTTGTCTGCCCTGGAGGAATGCAGATTCGACAGGGAAGTAAGGGCTGTTGTACTGACTGGAAACGGCAGGAATTTTTCTGCCGGGGCAGATATAAAGCAGTTCTACGGTATCAGCATAGAGGAAGCCATAAATTTCCACAGAAAGCTGAACGATGTGGTGATTAAGTTCAGGTCGTTCCCCAAGCCAATAATTGCCCTGCTTCATGGGTATGCGCTGGGAGGCGGACTCGAGATCTCGGAATCTGCGGATATCCGGGTTGCAACCGAGACATGCATAATCGGTCAGCCTGAAATAGACATTGGAATAAATGCAGGTGCAGGGGGTAACGTCATCCTGCCGAGGCTCATAGGTCATGGCATGGCTTTGTACCTTGCGCTGACCGGGTCAAAAATTTCAGCTTCCAAGGCTTTGGAGATAGGGCTCGTTGACATGGTTGTCCCTGACGATTCCGCAGAAAGTTTTGTAAAGGGGCTCATAGAAAAAATATCTGAAAAGCCATACGATACTGTCAGTACAATTAAAACAGTAATGGTAAACGGAGTCGGGACCGATGTTGTGTCAGCCCTGGAATACGAGGCAACTGCTTTTGGGCTCCTGCTTGCGTCAGATGAAACACAGGACAGGATCGGTAAGTTTGTGAATAAACACCGGGACAATGCTAAAAACTTTAAAAGTCCTGCTGATTGA
- a CDS encoding ribosomal-protein-L7/L12-serine acetyltransferase — MHPYVLKGTLVSLSSDLNEKFAPAIAELANDSTIAEAIGGHGFPHPYLTEDALDFFNMNRKAEKTEFAIDFIIFLGDKPAGIIGLKDIDHEDRKAHVGYWVGREFRCRGVASEALSLVCRFSQQTLGIRRLYTKVLEDNPASMKVLLRNGFSIEGYERDSFFSNGKFHSMFLFARILE; from the coding sequence ATGCACCCATACGTACTGAAAGGCACGCTGGTTTCTCTTTCCAGTGACCTCAATGAGAAATTTGCTCCTGCTATTGCAGAACTTGCCAATGACTCAACGATAGCGGAAGCTATTGGAGGTCACGGGTTTCCACATCCTTACTTGACGGAGGATGCACTTGATTTCTTCAACATGAACAGGAAAGCCGAAAAAACAGAGTTTGCGATCGATTTCATAATATTCCTTGGCGATAAGCCCGCAGGGATAATCGGGCTGAAAGATATTGATCACGAGGACAGGAAAGCACATGTTGGTTACTGGGTTGGCAGGGAGTTCAGGTGCAGAGGGGTGGCATCAGAAGCCCTGAGCCTGGTGTGCCGTTTTTCCCAGCAAACCCTAGGGATCAGAAGGTTGTACACGAAAGTATTAGAGGACAACCCTGCATCGATGAAAGTACTTCTCAGGAACGGGTTTAGCATAGAGGGTTATGAAAGAGACTCATTCTTTTCCAATGGAAAGTTCCACTCCATGTTCCTGTTTGCACGCATCCTGGAGTGA
- a CDS encoding putative peroxiredoxin: MAIKVGEKAPDFKAVSDTGSSITLSDALKDGPVVLYFYPKDETPGCTTEACTFRDRWDDIKKLGATILGVSSDSLESHKKFKEKRNLPFTLLSDPDKSIRKLYGATGAILPPRITFVIDSDGTIRHVYNSQLNARNHAVEAINALNLIRQKKEEP, translated from the coding sequence ATGGCCATTAAGGTCGGTGAAAAGGCACCCGATTTCAAGGCAGTATCGGATACTGGTTCTTCTATCACACTTTCTGACGCCCTGAAAGATGGACCGGTAGTACTGTATTTCTACCCGAAGGATGAAACGCCAGGCTGCACCACTGAAGCTTGTACCTTCAGGGACAGGTGGGATGACATAAAGAAGCTTGGAGCAACTATTTTAGGAGTGAGCTCTGATTCGCTGGAATCGCATAAAAAATTCAAGGAGAAGAGGAATCTTCCATTCACGTTGCTCTCTGATCCGGACAAGTCCATCAGAAAACTTTATGGAGCAACTGGGGCAATATTACCTCCAAGAATTACCTTTGTTATCGACTCGGACGGGACGATAAGGCACGTGTATAATTCCCAGCTGAATGCAAGAAACCATGCTGTTGAGGCCATAAACGCGCTTAACCTGATCCGGCAGAAGAAGGAAGAACCATAA
- a CDS encoding acetylglutamate kinase, with protein MTTIVKLGGSIITDKTQYRKFRKPESERVIAMLHSLHDDLILVHGGGSYGHIKAKEYGIPGPVSERSGIGFSLIHCDMLRLNSEVSDLLLSQNFKFVSIPPANIIFGKSRSFSGFRKYLEAGFMPVTFGDVYVRNRSEYGIYSGDTLVYDLSRIFQPERVVFVSDVDGIFDRNPKIYSDAKLLTDLNESASFQSQVTDVTGGIGRKLEVMKKVKKYAKSVYLINGLKPERLGMLDSPDLIGTVIQ; from the coding sequence ATGACTACAATAGTGAAGCTTGGCGGATCAATTATTACTGACAAGACTCAGTACCGCAAGTTCAGGAAACCAGAATCTGAGAGAGTTATAGCCATGCTGCATTCATTGCATGATGATCTCATCCTTGTACATGGAGGAGGGTCTTACGGCCATATCAAGGCAAAGGAATACGGCATACCCGGTCCTGTCAGCGAAAGGAGCGGGATCGGCTTTTCATTGATCCACTGTGACATGCTAAGACTCAACAGCGAGGTATCGGATCTGCTTCTCTCGCAAAATTTTAAGTTTGTTTCCATACCACCTGCAAACATAATCTTCGGGAAGTCAAGATCGTTTTCAGGATTCAGGAAATACCTTGAGGCTGGATTCATGCCCGTCACGTTCGGGGATGTATACGTCAGGAACAGGTCTGAGTATGGCATATACTCAGGAGATACCCTGGTTTATGACCTTTCCAGAATTTTCCAACCTGAAAGGGTCGTGTTCGTGAGCGACGTGGATGGAATATTTGACAGAAACCCAAAAATATACAGTGATGCAAAACTTTTGACAGACCTCAACGAGAGTGCCAGTTTCCAGTCCCAGGTTACAGATGTGACAGGCGGGATAGGGAGGAAGCTGGAAGTCATGAAAAAAGTGAAAAAGTATGCAAAATCTGTTTATCTTATAAACGGATTAAAGCCGGAGAGATTGGGTATGCTGGATTCCCCGGATCTAATTGGGACAGTGATTCAATGA
- the fni_1 gene encoding Isopentenyl-diphosphate delta-isomerase: MIENRKEEHIRIAEKEVVSSEYNYWDDIKIIHQAIPEVDFDRIDTEVEFLGKSSRYPFLISSMTGGTELAKRINGNLAAAAEHFAVGMGVGSMRAAVEKKELAETYSVINQYRIPFKVANIGAPQLINQKKAAFSDSDIEYCFNLIDADFLIVHFNFLQEMVQPEGDRNARGVLKRLSDIASSYPVIAKETGNGFSREAAAELKDAGVKAIDVGGLGGTSFAAIEYYRAVKASDSEKMHSGKTFWNWGIPSPASIKYCNVGLPIIGSGGLRNGLDLAKSIMMGARLGGFARNFLNSADKSLDALKAQIDEIIRDLKVTMFLTSSGNVDDLRKARFIVTEPLKSWVSAYGE; encoded by the coding sequence ATGATAGAGAACCGTAAAGAGGAGCACATAAGGATCGCCGAGAAAGAAGTAGTTTCTTCGGAGTACAATTATTGGGATGACATAAAGATAATACACCAGGCTATACCCGAGGTTGATTTTGACAGGATAGATACAGAGGTGGAATTTCTTGGAAAATCCTCAAGATATCCGTTCCTGATATCATCCATGACGGGCGGAACCGAACTGGCGAAGAGGATAAATGGAAACCTAGCAGCTGCAGCAGAACATTTCGCGGTAGGGATGGGTGTCGGAAGCATGAGGGCTGCAGTAGAGAAGAAGGAACTCGCGGAAACGTATTCGGTTATAAACCAATACAGGATTCCATTTAAGGTGGCTAACATAGGGGCTCCCCAGCTAATAAACCAGAAAAAAGCAGCCTTCAGCGATTCCGATATTGAATATTGCTTCAACCTCATAGATGCTGATTTTCTAATAGTCCACTTCAATTTTCTCCAGGAAATGGTACAACCGGAAGGGGACAGGAATGCTAGAGGAGTTCTGAAAAGACTTTCAGATATTGCCTCCAGTTACCCGGTGATTGCAAAGGAAACCGGAAACGGATTTTCTCGGGAAGCTGCAGCTGAGCTTAAGGATGCGGGAGTAAAAGCCATAGATGTCGGTGGTCTCGGAGGGACCTCATTCGCGGCAATTGAATACTATAGGGCAGTCAAGGCTAGCGATTCAGAGAAGATGCATTCAGGCAAGACCTTCTGGAACTGGGGAATTCCTTCCCCCGCTTCCATAAAATACTGCAATGTGGGCCTTCCGATCATAGGCAGCGGAGGACTGCGCAATGGACTTGACCTTGCAAAGTCAATAATGATGGGTGCAAGACTTGGTGGATTTGCCAGGAATTTCCTCAACAGCGCTGATAAATCGCTTGATGCACTGAAAGCACAGATTGACGAGATAATCAGGGACTTGAAGGTAACGATGTTCCTGACCTCTTCCGGAAACGTGGATGACCTGAGGAAGGCCAGGTTTATTGTAACTGAACCACTTAAATCGTGGGTTTCTGCCTATGGTGAGTAA
- a CDS encoding hypothetical protein (zinc finger protein ZPR1 homolog), whose product MVSKLENQDPPMEIETDIPCPVCGAHLFLIFYSTEIPYEGDILIQTQMCRNCFYKDTSIQRAEGLTPIETSLTIQDESDLNVVIYRSPGARVSIPEIGVEIEPGTASNGDITTVEGLLMAVRDQMIFISDSAENEKKFEEIMEILDSVLDGRGPSVTISIDDPRGISKIVSHRAVTKSKE is encoded by the coding sequence ATGGTGAGTAAGTTGGAGAATCAGGATCCTCCAATGGAAATTGAGACCGACATACCATGCCCTGTTTGCGGTGCCCATCTCTTCCTGATATTTTATTCGACAGAGATACCATACGAAGGCGACATATTGATACAGACACAGATGTGCAGGAACTGTTTCTACAAGGACACATCAATCCAGAGGGCTGAGGGGCTTACGCCAATAGAAACCTCCCTGACAATACAGGATGAGAGTGATCTTAATGTTGTGATTTACAGATCACCGGGGGCCCGGGTGTCCATACCAGAGATAGGTGTCGAAATAGAGCCGGGCACGGCATCAAATGGAGATATAACAACTGTAGAGGGCCTGCTGATGGCAGTCAGGGACCAGATGATCTTCATATCAGACAGCGCGGAGAATGAGAAAAAATTTGAAGAAATCATGGAGATTTTAGACTCGGTCCTTGATGGCAGAGGACCAAGCGTGACCATAAGCATAGATGATCCAAGAGGGATCAGCAAGATAGTGAGCCACAGGGCAGTAACAAAAAGCAAGGAATGA
- a CDS encoding V-type ATP synthase subunit K, whose translation MVTIIDAYLAIAASISIAGGLIGTGMAQQGIGAAGMGIIAEKPEKFGQVLFFFIIPETLWIIGVAFGIILLLGIL comes from the coding sequence ATGGTAACGATAATTGATGCGTATCTGGCAATAGCTGCTTCGATCTCAATAGCTGGCGGCCTGATAGGAACCGGAATGGCACAGCAGGGAATTGGCGCAGCCGGAATGGGAATAATAGCTGAAAAACCTGAGAAATTTGGTCAGGTCCTTTTCTTCTTCATCATTCCCGAAACTCTCTGGATCATAGGGGTAGCTTTTGGAATAATTCTACTGCTGGGCATTCTTTAG
- a CDS encoding V-type ATP synthase subunit E, with the protein MPIDQIKEEIISRRDSELEALRSRFSTELLSINTRVEKQKSEIGSSYKKKIGEDTAAHAKRTVDGATLEARRIVNARMEELLNSGLAMFLDQLKTIRDSKEYTVILNSMVKTIIRMIGNNCIIYVRHEDVPKINAVETDRVKESNLDGVGGLLARSTDGRVELDLTLTTVFRDIRENLLQEISSRIR; encoded by the coding sequence ATGCCTATAGATCAGATCAAGGAGGAAATAATTTCGCGGAGAGATTCCGAACTCGAGGCTCTTAGATCCAGGTTCAGTACTGAACTCCTGTCAATAAATACCAGAGTGGAGAAACAGAAGTCAGAGATCGGCTCTTCATATAAAAAAAAGATTGGGGAAGATACTGCGGCACACGCTAAGAGAACAGTTGACGGCGCCACTCTTGAAGCCAGACGCATCGTTAATGCAAGGATGGAGGAACTTCTCAACAGTGGGCTCGCCATGTTCCTTGACCAGTTGAAGACAATCAGGGACTCAAAAGAATATACAGTAATTCTCAACTCTATGGTTAAGACTATCATCAGGATGATTGGTAACAATTGCATTATCTATGTCAGGCATGAAGATGTACCAAAAATAAATGCTGTGGAAACCGATCGGGTGAAGGAAAGCAACCTTGACGGCGTTGGCGGCCTCCTTGCCAGAAGCACTGATGGCAGGGTTGAATTAGACCTGACACTGACTACTGTGTTCAGGGACATCAGGGAAAACCTTCTGCAGGAAATAAGCAGCCGGATAAGGTGA
- a CDS encoding V-type ATP synthase subunit C, which translates to MIIINSGYSGSYGKVRVNMVDFLPQDFYFKALEMSTFDEITQALSGTSYKEDIDALSPSYSNPELLEMAINRHLLKKNRLALATPPPMAIELMKAYFSKWDIENIKSVISSKLLDYKLKENETFLMSFRDIPLGLFSGNLTHEDFVNIMSLGTVREIFNYLAKFGYGTYLLQFIGDQDGSGAVSPLFSALDDYYYSRLFAQMKFVNGDEGPLFRYFAGEIDRRNIMLSLKARVLDIKFDIVKSDIISGGFIPVDKYREFFDSASVDEMGGKIKPFYDLEEPLEAYRANDSLNSFDTYLKKINYRKYMPVLRTQAMSLGSIFSFIFTAEKERENLRAIVMGKAYSLRNERIREIMTVG; encoded by the coding sequence GTGATTATTATTAATTCAGGATATTCTGGGAGCTATGGGAAAGTCAGGGTCAACATGGTTGACTTCCTTCCGCAGGATTTTTACTTCAAGGCACTGGAGATGAGTACCTTTGACGAAATTACACAGGCGCTTTCAGGAACCAGCTACAAGGAGGATATAGATGCACTTTCCCCATCCTACTCTAACCCTGAACTGCTGGAGATGGCGATCAACAGGCACCTATTAAAAAAAAACAGGCTCGCCCTCGCCACCCCTCCTCCTATGGCCATAGAACTTATGAAGGCATATTTCTCCAAATGGGATATTGAGAATATCAAGTCTGTCATTTCCAGCAAGCTTCTTGACTACAAGTTGAAAGAAAACGAGACTTTCCTGATGAGCTTCAGGGATATTCCGCTTGGACTTTTCAGCGGGAACCTGACCCATGAGGATTTTGTCAACATAATGTCCCTTGGAACTGTGAGGGAAATATTCAATTACCTTGCAAAATTTGGCTACGGGACTTACCTGCTTCAGTTTATCGGCGATCAGGATGGCAGTGGAGCAGTTTCACCGTTATTCTCTGCGCTGGATGATTATTACTACTCAAGGCTCTTTGCGCAGATGAAGTTTGTCAATGGCGATGAGGGTCCTCTGTTCAGATACTTTGCTGGAGAAATAGACAGGAGGAATATCATGCTTTCCCTCAAGGCCAGGGTGTTGGACATAAAATTTGACATCGTGAAGTCAGATATAATATCCGGCGGTTTCATTCCAGTGGATAAATACAGGGAGTTCTTCGACAGTGCCTCCGTGGACGAGATGGGTGGAAAGATAAAGCCTTTTTATGACCTGGAGGAGCCCCTGGAAGCTTATCGTGCTAATGATTCATTAAACAGCTTTGACACTTACCTGAAGAAAATAAACTACAGGAAGTATATGCCAGTACTCAGGACACAGGCGATGTCGCTTGGGTCGATTTTCTCGTTTATATTCACCGCCGAGAAAGAAAGAGAAAACCTCAGGGCAATAGTGATGGGCAAGGCATATTCGCTGAGAAATGAAAGGATAAGAGAGATAATGACGGTGGGATAA
- a CDS encoding V-type ATP synthase subunit F, which translates to MSVSTLKTEPGTIAVIGEREVALGFRLVGLDNSFIGEGKNGVDKFLELLRSEKYSLIMVSERLKPYMDMKTIAYIETATKPLVVFIPVPGQIGEESVEALAKRVLGVDINGQ; encoded by the coding sequence ATGAGTGTAAGTACGCTTAAAACAGAGCCGGGGACAATAGCGGTCATTGGGGAGAGAGAAGTAGCGCTTGGATTCAGGCTCGTAGGACTGGACAACTCGTTCATAGGCGAAGGAAAAAATGGAGTGGATAAGTTCCTTGAGCTTCTGAGATCTGAAAAGTATTCGCTTATAATGGTTTCTGAAAGGCTTAAGCCATACATGGATATGAAGACCATAGCATATATCGAGACGGCGACTAAACCTCTCGTTGTATTCATCCCCGTACCAGGGCAGATTGGTGAAGAATCCGTGGAGGCACTGGCAAAGAGGGTTTTAGGAGTTGATATAAATGGACAGTAA